The proteins below come from a single Oncorhynchus gorbuscha isolate QuinsamMale2020 ecotype Even-year linkage group LG12, OgorEven_v1.0, whole genome shotgun sequence genomic window:
- the LOC123991613 gene encoding 12-(S)-hydroxy-5,8,10,14-eicosatetraenoic acid receptor-like, with product MKNGHPSDNCTAENLPLYKFYASVMIMEFTLGLPLNLSVLYLFIFKLKFWKSKTNNIFLFNLVLADVLLLICLPVKAYQFLNGNRRSTEGATCKAMLFMLFLNRGASIAFLTVISVDRYFNVVHPGKKNFAKAFKRSPHISFLIWLLLLPLTIPTMLKSFECCNSYGREDDTLVEDVTDTLREVVFFTQILIPFFVLVYCTVRIVNRLKKKTVGDSTKLRRAVFLVTSVMLVFSFCFLPCTIARMVLLIVRVENLPGAEAIVVQVFDGLMVLSYMDCLVDPIVYCLSSTKFKSLYLTTYCRCLLSENAEITESTISKGNNSSPKRNNNILLHSM from the coding sequence ATGAAGAACGGCCATCCAAGTGATAACTGCACAGCAGAGAATCTGCCACTGTACAAATTTTACGCCTCTGTGATGATAATGGAATTCACCCTGGGTCTGCCGCTCAACCTCTCAGTGCTTTATCTATTCATCTTCAAGCTGAAGTTCTGGAAATCTAAAACCAACAACATTTTCCTGTTCAATCTCGTCTTGGCTGACGTTCTTCTGCTTATATGTTTGCCAGTAAAGGCATATCAGTTTCTTAATGGGAATCGGCGGAGTACAGAGGGAGCGACCTGCAAAGCCATGCTCTTCATGCTGTTTCTGAACCGAGGTGCCAGTATCGCCTTCCTGACTGTGATTTCAGTTGATCGCTATTTCAATGTGGTTCATCCTGGGAAAAAGAACTTTGCCAAGGCTTTTAAAAGGTCTCCTCATATCTCTTTCCTCATCTGGCTACTGCTGCTCCCCCTGACTATCCCCACCATGCTGAAGTCCTTTGAGTGCTGTAATAGTTATGGGCGTGAAGATGACACTCTAGTCGAGGACGTCACTGACACTCTGAGAGAGGTTGTGTTTTTCACCCAGATTCTCATCCCTTTCTTTGTGTTGGTCTACTGCACGGTCCGCATTGTTAACAGACTAAAAAAGAAGACCGTAGGGGATAGTACCAAGCTGCGTCGAGCAGTGTTTCTGGTCACCTCAGTAATGTTGGTCTTTTCTTTCTGTTTCCTGCCTTGTACCATAGCTAGAATGGTTCTGTTGATTGTGAGAGTTGAGAATTTACCCGGAGCAGAAGCTATAGTTGTTCAAGTCTTTGACGGTCTCATGGTTTTGTCCTACATGGATTGTTTAGTGGACCCAATTGTGTACTGCTTAAGCAGCACTAAGTTCAAAAGCCTCTACCTGACAACATATTGCCGCTGTCTACTGAGCGAAAATGCAGAAATAACTGAGAGCACAATCTCAAAAGGAAACAACTCAAGCCCAAAACGCAACAACAATATATTGTTGCATAGCATGTAA